One genomic window of Blastocatellia bacterium includes the following:
- a CDS encoding TonB-dependent receptor, which produces MMRNRILTGLLVIMMSISSVGPVMAQGTTSRVVGVVTDPTGAVVPDATVTLTNEATKVSFTTRTTAAGTYVFDSVQIGTYTITVEKEGFKKFVSSGNQLTIGQPLTVNATLEVGQIADVVEVSAAAELVQTSTSGNFGNLVEQRAILSLPIVGVRGRNPLDFVLFQPGVVSGANTGGGVHVHGARDRAWNFTLDGIDINETSAGGSNFSPLRTNPDSLAEFRVLTSNFTAEFGRNSGGQVTMVTRSGTNEFHGTLFWFYQTPRLHANSYTNNLNALGKPQFVQHIAGYSVGGPIVKNKTFFFTNLQVLRTRETQAVTSLVYTEQARRGIFRYVRGGRNLPAGVPGASVDARGNVLPGVNVGTYDIAANDPQGLGLDPQIQKLIGLTPLPNNFTVGDGLNIAGFSWTPIQREAQEDFVLKIDHVFNERHTLYGRWAHGRQDTIGDFVNDGWARFPNTPRVVDTNRDPRNLAINWRWNPTPRITNEFVVGMNRFTFNFANPDPNWRTNPPFTLNDVTTPLFNYFGNLRALTTYQLVDNFTYVRGAHTFKTGINFRYQRHIDKRGSVAAFNIQPSVDFSTGVNTVDPVAFKLPSDINTTFDRPALQRTINNLLGRVGNITQSFVAVGDQFAPPGTIFDFDARYPEYDFYWQDTWKVRPNFTFDLGLRWELKLSPRDPRDRIFRPDKPVVLGAGASNTLRWVRGPLFDNDVNNFGPSIGFAWDPFGTGKTSIRANYRLAYDRINTFVLSSVIFQSTPGLTLGVVNQEFGQRGGRIRDGIPVLSPPPGVTPVQLRQPAAFSTTSIHVMDPSWRVPKTNMWGLSIQRELPGQMLLELNYIGRRGVGLFGGYNINQAEIFSNGFLEAFNIVRAGGESDLINRLLQNDSRRRQGETGSQMVRRLFTSTLQLGSVAALAASIATRTEGGRPLVEISGFSPFFFFPFPQFAGGLNVLDSNDFSTYHAFEAQIQRRHRSGLSYQFSYTWSKSLDTRSFDPTFTRVATGALQSASSTPFDIRNRRLNYARSDFDRRHAFQGYWVWELPFGRGRRWGNDWPGVVERILGGWETSGIIIWYSGRPFTVYSGANTVSNVVQSPASCDGCKPDMGRRVMDPTAGTEFYFDLAQIGTAFDSARNRRGIFSVPPPGQLGNLGRNFFDQPAFFTLDMTIAKRTRITETHNVEFRLEMQNALNHPSFGLPNSAIITSSLFARMRGAVVSGPRRMQLVLKYNF; this is translated from the coding sequence ATGATGAGAAACCGCATCCTCACCGGATTGCTTGTCATTATGATGAGCATTTCCTCGGTCGGCCCGGTGATGGCTCAGGGAACAACCTCGCGTGTGGTCGGTGTCGTCACCGATCCCACAGGAGCCGTTGTTCCCGACGCCACCGTTACGCTGACCAATGAAGCGACCAAAGTCTCTTTCACTACCCGCACAACCGCAGCGGGAACATACGTCTTTGATTCGGTTCAGATCGGCACCTATACCATCACGGTGGAAAAGGAAGGATTCAAGAAGTTCGTCTCCTCGGGGAATCAGTTGACCATCGGCCAGCCGCTCACGGTGAACGCGACATTAGAGGTCGGGCAAATTGCCGATGTGGTGGAGGTGTCGGCCGCGGCGGAGCTGGTGCAGACGAGCACGTCAGGGAACTTCGGGAATCTCGTCGAGCAACGGGCGATTCTGAGTTTGCCCATCGTCGGAGTGCGCGGTCGGAACCCCCTGGATTTCGTCCTCTTCCAGCCGGGAGTTGTGTCCGGGGCAAATACCGGGGGCGGAGTACATGTTCATGGTGCGCGCGATCGGGCCTGGAACTTTACTCTCGATGGGATTGACATCAACGAGACGAGTGCCGGCGGTTCCAACTTCTCCCCTCTCCGGACCAATCCCGATTCTCTGGCGGAATTTCGCGTGCTGACGAGCAACTTCACGGCCGAGTTCGGGCGCAACAGCGGTGGTCAGGTGACGATGGTGACTCGTTCGGGGACGAATGAGTTTCACGGAACGCTCTTTTGGTTCTATCAAACGCCGCGGTTGCATGCCAACAGCTATACCAATAATCTCAATGCCTTGGGGAAACCGCAGTTCGTTCAGCACATCGCCGGCTACAGTGTCGGCGGGCCGATTGTCAAGAACAAGACCTTCTTCTTCACCAACCTCCAGGTGCTGCGCACGCGGGAAACGCAAGCGGTTACGAGCTTGGTCTACACCGAGCAAGCCCGCCGGGGAATCTTTCGGTACGTCCGGGGAGGTCGAAATCTTCCCGCCGGAGTCCCCGGCGCATCGGTAGATGCTCGGGGCAATGTCCTTCCGGGAGTGAACGTCGGCACCTATGACATTGCCGCCAACGATCCTCAAGGACTCGGCCTCGATCCACAAATCCAGAAGCTCATCGGATTGACGCCGCTGCCGAATAACTTCACCGTCGGCGACGGCCTCAACATCGCGGGCTTTTCCTGGACGCCGATTCAGCGTGAAGCGCAGGAGGATTTCGTCCTCAAGATTGATCACGTCTTCAACGAGCGCCACACGCTCTACGGGCGATGGGCGCACGGGCGACAGGACACCATCGGAGACTTCGTCAACGACGGATGGGCGCGATTCCCCAATACCCCGCGCGTCGTTGATACCAATCGCGATCCGCGTAATCTGGCGATCAACTGGCGGTGGAATCCGACGCCTCGGATCACCAATGAATTCGTCGTTGGCATGAATCGCTTCACGTTCAATTTCGCCAATCCGGATCCGAACTGGCGCACCAATCCACCTTTCACGCTCAATGACGTGACAACGCCGCTGTTCAACTATTTTGGGAACCTTCGGGCCCTCACCACCTACCAGCTCGTGGACAATTTCACCTACGTTCGGGGAGCGCACACCTTCAAGACAGGGATCAACTTCCGTTACCAGAGGCATATTGACAAGCGGGGCTCGGTCGCGGCCTTCAACATTCAACCGTCGGTTGACTTCAGCACCGGTGTCAACACGGTTGATCCGGTCGCGTTCAAGCTGCCCAGTGACATCAACACGACGTTCGACCGACCGGCTCTTCAGCGAACGATCAACAATCTGCTCGGGCGTGTCGGGAACATCACCCAGTCGTTTGTCGCCGTGGGAGATCAGTTTGCGCCTCCGGGAACGATTTTTGACTTCGATGCGCGCTATCCCGAGTACGATTTTTACTGGCAGGATACGTGGAAAGTGCGGCCCAATTTCACGTTCGACCTCGGCCTCCGGTGGGAGTTGAAGCTCTCTCCGCGTGATCCGCGCGATCGAATCTTCCGCCCGGATAAGCCGGTTGTTCTCGGAGCGGGAGCGAGTAACACGCTTCGGTGGGTTCGAGGTCCTCTCTTTGACAACGACGTGAATAATTTTGGTCCCTCCATTGGCTTTGCCTGGGATCCGTTTGGCACCGGCAAGACCTCCATTCGGGCGAACTATCGGTTGGCCTACGATCGAATCAACACGTTCGTCCTGTCATCGGTTATTTTCCAGAGCACGCCGGGGCTGACGCTCGGAGTGGTGAACCAGGAATTTGGCCAGCGGGGCGGCCGCATCCGGGACGGGATTCCCGTGCTCTCGCCTCCGCCGGGAGTGACGCCGGTGCAGTTGCGACAACCGGCTGCATTCTCCACCACGAGCATTCATGTGATGGATCCCAGTTGGCGTGTGCCGAAGACCAATATGTGGGGACTGAGCATCCAGCGCGAACTCCCCGGTCAGATGCTGCTGGAGTTGAACTACATCGGACGTCGAGGAGTGGGATTGTTTGGCGGCTACAATATCAATCAGGCGGAGATTTTCTCCAACGGCTTTCTCGAGGCCTTCAACATCGTTCGGGCAGGTGGTGAAAGTGACCTGATCAACCGGCTGCTCCAAAACGATTCGCGCCGTCGTCAGGGCGAGACCGGCTCGCAGATGGTGAGGCGGTTGTTCACCTCGACATTGCAATTGGGATCGGTGGCGGCGCTGGCGGCTTCGATTGCGACGCGCACCGAGGGGGGACGGCCGCTGGTCGAAATCAGTGGATTCAGCCCGTTCTTCTTCTTCCCCTTCCCACAGTTTGCCGGTGGGTTGAACGTGCTCGACAGTAACGACTTCTCCACCTACCATGCCTTCGAGGCTCAAATTCAACGTCGTCATCGCAGCGGGTTGAGTTATCAGTTCAGCTACACCTGGTCCAAGTCCCTCGATACGAGATCGTTCGATCCTACCTTCACCCGTGTGGCGACCGGGGCATTGCAGTCGGCATCGAGCACGCCCTTCGATATCCGCAACCGGCGGTTGAACTATGCGCGATCGGATTTTGATCGCCGTCATGCCTTCCAGGGCTACTGGGTCTGGGAGCTTCCCTTTGGCCGGGGACGGCGATGGGGCAATGACTGGCCCGGCGTCGTCGAGCGGATTCTCGGCGGATGGGAAACCAGCGGGATTATCATTTGGTATTCGGGCCGACCGTTCACGGTTTACTCCGGCGCCAATACCGTCAGCAATGTGGTTCAGTCTCCGGCAAGCTGCGATGGCTGCAAGCCCGACATGGGACGTCGCGTGATGGATCCCACAGCGGGCACGGAGTTCTACTTCGATCTGGCTCAGATCGGTACGGCCTTCGACTCTGCCAGAAATCGCCGGGGTATCTTCAGCGTTCCGCCGCCGGGTCAACTCGGCAACCTCGGTCGAAACTTCTTCGATCAGCCGGCCTTCTTCACCCTCGATATGACCATCGCCAAGCGGACGCGCATCACCGAGACGCACAACGTTGAATTCCGGCTGGAGATGCAGAACGCGCTCAACCATCCATCGTTCGGTCTGCCCAACAGTGCAATCATCACCAGCTCCCTTTTTGCTCGCATGCGGGGAGCGGTCGTCAGCGGTCCGCGTCGGATGCAGTTGGTGCTGAAGTACAACTTCTGA